Sequence from the Chlamydiales bacterium STE3 genome:
TTTTTTTATTTCCTCTGCTTTTAAAAAATATTTTTGGATTTTGTTTTTTAGAAATTGGTATTTTTCTAGTTCTTGGTTTTCTTCTTTTAGTTTTTTGCGTTTTTCCTGATTGACTTTTTCGTCTTTTGCCAAATCGACCATTCTTGTAGAGAATGCTTTCGAGAGCTTAATGTGAAGTTTAAAAGAAATATCGTTTTTAAAGTGCTCAATGAGGGGAGTTTTTATAGTTAATGAAAGCTTTTTTGTGTGGGTATTTTGCTCATCTGCTGGCTTGTGTTTTCCGCTATTAGCATCGAGTCCAGACTCCTTTTCTAGCTCTTGGATGAGTAGCTTTAAATTTTTTGATTGTTCTGCATTCATTTCACAGAACTCAACTTCATCATTGCTATTAGAAAGGTTTAAAATAGTACTACTTAAAATGTTGGCTTTGCTAATGCTAGAGGATAATGGAAGAGCCTGGGTGAGAGTTTTTTTATTTAAGTAGAGGCGATTTTCGTCTTTAGAGTGCAGGGCAAGCATTCCGTTTGAAATGAGTAGGGAAAGTTCTTTAACTAAGTCAGTATGATTTGATTCAAAAGGCAACAAAATGGGGGTGAAGTTAAGGCGTTGGTCAATTCTTTCAATTTTTACTAGTTGAAGACCTGAAGATTGGTAGTGAGATAATAAACTATGAACTCTCATAAAAACTCTGTTTTTGTTTAAAACTTACGTGCAAAAATTTTATTAAATTACAAAATTTAAATCAATGAGATTTAATTCTTATTCTTCTGATGAGAAAGTAATTTCTTAGGGAAGTTTTAGTTATTTAAAGCTTTAAAATTAAGCTCAATTGAGTTAACCTTCTTTTTCTTCTTCAAAAGCACTTATCTGGTTAAAACTTATGATTCGAAGCATGACAGCTTATGGAAAAGGGGTTGCAGAAAGTCCCGCGGGTCGAATTGTTGCGGAAATTCAATCTATTAATCGCAAACATTTTGATTTAAATATTAACCTTCCAAAAGAGTTAGCTTTTTTTGACCCTGAAATTAGAGAGTGGTTAAAAACTGCTGTGGGCCGAGGGCTAATCAACTTGCGTATTTCCCTCCTCAACCAAAATAGGAATTTGGGAAAACTCGCGTTAAATCTTTGTCTTTTAGAACAGTATAAAGCCGCTTTTGAAGAGTTGCAATCACAATTGAATGTCCCAACTCTTTCCGATGAGCGTTTTCTCTACTTTCTTTTAGAGCAGCCTTCTTTATTTTCTTACGAATCCATGCAAGAGGATTCTTCGCTTAAAAATTTATTAAAGGAAGCTGTTGATCAGGCTTTGCAAAATTTTCTTGATATGAAAGTTGAGGAAGGTCAAGCCTTAGTAAAAGACTTTTCCTTAAGGCTTAAGATGATCCATGCGTCTTTAGAATCTATTGAGCCTATTATTAAAAGCTCGCCTGGTAAGTACCGCGATAAACTGACTAAAAGACTAATAGAAATTAGTGAAAATCAAGAACTTGTTGATCAACGTATTCTTGTTGAAGTTGCGCTATTTGCCGATAAAGTGGATGTTTCTGAAGAAATGACTCGCTTTCAATCGCATCTTGCTCACTTTGATCAACTTATCCATGGCCAAGGGGAAGTGGGAGGGAAAAAGTTAGATTTTTTACTTCAAGAGCTATTCAGAGAAATCAACACGATGAATTCTAAAATGTCTGATCTTAAAGGGGCGCAGCTATGCCTGCAGATTAAAGGAGAATTAGAGAAAATTCGCGAGCAGGTGCAGAATATTGAGTAGCACAATGGCGCTGTTAGGCAACCTAAAAAGAGGATTAATTTTTATTGTAAGTGCGCCTGCTGGTACGGGTAAAACTACACTTGTCAACCTTCTTACAAGTGAATTTGCAAATATAAAGCAAAGTCTCTCTTTTACTACGCGCCAAAAACGCCCAGGAGAAGAGCAGGGCGTGCATTACCAATTTGTTACCCCTGCTGAATTTGAGCAAAAAATTGCTAAAGGAGACTTCTTAGAATACGCCAAAGTTCATGGTCATTATTATGGAACATCGCGAAGTTGGGTAGAAGGAGAAGTGGTTAAAGGGAATCATGTGATCCTTGTGATCGACACCCAAGGTGCATTGCAGTTAAAGGGCGAACTTCAAGCCGTATTTATTTTTGTAAAACCTCCTTCATTAGCTGTTTTAAGGTCTAGACTGCTGCAAAGAAAAACTGATAGTATCGGAGAAATTGAAAGACGTATAGAATGGGCAAGAACTGAATTAGAGCTCATTCCTAACTATGACTATGTGATTTTAAATGAACAGCTATCGGTAGCTTATCAAGTTTTGAGAAGCATTATTATCGCAGAGGGGCATAAAATAAGTTATGCTCATGGCGATGATGGCTAGGGATTAATTTCCAACAGTATTTTTAAGAAAAATTGCGACGTTAGTTTTGCATTTCTATTAGTGTTCGAATAAGGTTCTTCGAACATATTTAACATTTATACTTAAACAGGGAAGTTATGGAAACAAAAGACAATTTAACAAATGAGACGCTTGGAACAAAATTTAAAAGCCAGTTTGATCTTGTAAATTATGCGATTAGATACGTGGATCGGTATATCAAAAGTGGCAGAGCTCCTCGCGTTATCAAATTTGAAATACAAAACCCAGCTGCTCTAGTACTCGAAGAAATTCGCCAAGGGAAGGATGAGTATGAGGATGCTTTTGAAGAAGTGAAAACCATTCCTTTCGAAGAGAAAGATTTTGAAGAAGCAAATGCTCAAAGATTAGAAAGAAAAAGAAATCGTCGATTTTCATAATCCTTTGTGAGTTTTTATTCCGATGGATACTCAAGCAAATTTTGTTCTTTTTGTGTTGGTAGTTCTCACTGTGCTCGTTCTGTTAATTATTTATTTTGCCTACAGCCTAAGGCAGAATCGGGATGGCAGTTGCCCAAGCCCTTACACTGGATTACCTCTTAGAAAAGCGCGAGAATTGACGTTTTCTACAAAGGACCAGATATTGCGTTACCTCTATCAGCTGCATGATTACGATAATCGCATGTTTGATATTGAAAAGGCAGCTTTGTGTAGAGAGACTGGGAGGCTTTTCCCTGACGCAGTTAAGTGGAATGATAAAATTAAGGTAGATTGGTCTTTCATTCAAAAACGCTATCAAGGAAATTTTGTCTCTTGGGGAAGCTTGAGTGAAGATAGCAAAAAAGAGATTCGCGCTGCTCATAATAACTTAAATGGTTTTCAAACAGAGTATTCGTCGGAACAACCTGCACCACGTATGATTGAAGCAGACATTGCTTTGATCAAACCAGGTCCTCTGTACGTTGATATCGAAACTAAAGTACTTTTAGGATGGAAGGAAATTCCCCATACGGAACTTGAAGTACTCATCGTTCAAAAACCCAGAAAGATAGCTTTAATAAATGTCGAACAAAAATAATCCTAAAAGACCACAGAAAATTCTTATTACTTCAGCACTCCCTTATGCGAACGGGCCCTTGCATTTTGGACATATTGCAGGAGCCTATCTTCCAGCAGATTGTTATGCTCGTTTTGAAAGACTAATGCAAAATGATGTTCTCTTTATTTCGGGTTCTGATGAATATGGGATTGCCATTACTCTTAGCGCCGAATTAGCCCACCGATCCCCTGAAGAGCATGTCGCTATTTTTCATGAAACGAATAAAAAATTTTTTCAAAAATTAAAGATTTCATTCGATCACTTTTCAAGAACATCGTGGCCGGGACACCAAGCACCAGTTCAGCAATATTTTGCCGACCTTTTAACTAATGGCTTCATTGAAGAAAGGACAACCGATCAACTCTATTCCGAGGCTGATAGCAAATTTCTCGCCGATCGCTATGTGGTTGGAACATGTCCAAAATGTGGTTTTAATGAGGCTAGAGGAGATGAATGCCCAAAATGTGGCGCTTCTTATGAGGCAACAGATTTAATTGATCCTCGCTCCAAATTGTCTAATGCAAAGTTAAGCAAAAAGCAAACAAAGCATTGGTTTTTGCTTTTGGATAAGTGTAAAGAGAAACTCACCTCATGGGTTGAGCAGAAAAACTGGAAACCAAATGTGACTAATTTTGTGAAGGGCTATATTAAAGAATTAAGGCCTCGTGCGATTACTCGCGACATGAATTGGGGAGTTCCTATCCCATTGCCTAATACAGAAGGAAAAGTTCTCTATGTCTGGTTTGATGCCCCAATTGGCTATATTTCAGCAACTATGGAATGGGCATTACTAGAGAAAACGCCGGAGAGATGGAAAGACTATTGGTGCGACCCTCAGACTAAACTTGTTCACTTTATCGGCAAAGATAATATTCCCTTTCATGCAGTTATTTTCCCCGCCATGACAATGGGGCAAAATCAGCCTTTTAAGTTAGTTGATGAACTGCCTGCTAATGAGTTTTATAACCTAGAGGGGCGCCAATTCAGCAAATCAGATGGCTGGACTATTGATTTAGAAGAGTTTTTCAATTCCTATACGGTGGATCAAATACGTTATGCGATAGCTTCTAATGCTCCAGAAACCTCTGATTCCGAATTTACTTGGCATGACTTTCAATTGCGCTGCAATAGCGATTTATTAGGCAAGTGGGGGAATTTAGTTAATCGAGTGGTGGTGTTCGCTCATAACCATTCCGGTGGTTGTGTTCCTGCTTTAGATAACTTGCAGCCGGTAGACTTTGAGTTTTTAGAAAATATCCGTCGAGTCTCCAGCCTGGCAAAAGGAGCATATGGTCAATTTAAACTGCGTAAAGCGAGCCAACTGATCATGGAACTTGCCCAAATCGGTAATGGGTATTTCGACAGCAAGCGCCCCTGGGAAGATGCCAAAAAAGCTGATGGAAAAGCTCGCTTGGAGACAACCATTGCTTGCTGCTTTGAGTGTTTAAAAGCTTTAGCATTAATCTCTTATCCAGTTATCCCCGACGCAGCACAAAAGCTCTTTCACCTCATTGGTTTTTCTGGACTCTTGGAAGATAGGGATTGGGATGTCCTTTTATCCGAGACGATTTCTCCCGGACAATCTCTAGAGCAGCCAACGCTATTCTTTAAAAGGATTGAAGATGAGCAGATCAGCGAGGAAGTAAGAAAACTTAAGCAGCTTAGCAAAAGCAAAGAGTCTAAAAAAGTAGAAGATAAGGGTCTTATTTCTTATGAAGACTTTCAGAAGTTGGATCTAAGAGTCGGCAAAATCATGGAAGCCGAACCTGTTTCTAAAAGCAAAAAGCTTTTTAAGCTTCAAGTAGATATTGGTTCTGAAACAAGACAAATTGTTGCCGGAATAAGAGAGCACTATGAAGCAGAGCAGTTAATTGGCAAGAAAGTTGTTGTTGTTGCAAATCTAAAGCCTGCCACTTTGATGGGAGTTGAAAGCCAAGGGATGCTATTAGCTGGGAAAGATGAGCACATATTAGAGCTCGTCTCCATCACTGATGTGCGTGCCGGTGGGGCAGTTTCTTAAGACAGGGTGAGCCGAGGGTATGCTCACCCACTCATTAAGCTAGGCTGCTTCAGAAGCAGGTCGGTCTGAGGATATCGATCTTTCGCTTTCCCTATCGTTTAGATGAGATGAACTTCGTTGGTCAGCATTTCTCTTCGCTCTATTACTGATGATTTTTTCGACGGCAAGCTTGTCTTCCTTGATAAATTCCGGTGTTTCTACCTTTTTAATCTCTTTGCCTTTGTAGCGCTTAAAAAAGTGCATTCCAAGGCCAATTCCTGCGATCGCTAATCCAAGAGATGGTAAAAGAATCGGAAGGACACCAGCACCGAGAGGTGTGCCAAAAAGCCCTACGAAAAAGAGAACGGTGCTTCCTGCAACTAGAGCAATAACAGCTCCGTTTAAAACAATGCTCATTCCTTGTTTAAGCTGCTCTAAGCGCGCATTAGACTTTTTAAAGTTCCACTTTTCAAGTTTTTGCGTTTGCAACGTTTCAACTTGTTTGATGTCCCCGGCAAATTTTGCAAGAGCTTTTTTAGTAGGTGTCAGATTAAGGCGTTTTTCGATTTTTTTCCAAGAAAGCTCTTTTGTGA
This genomic interval carries:
- a CDS encoding UPF0701 protein YloC (Product derived from UniProtKB/Swiss-Prot:O34441;Gene name derived from UniProtKB/Swiss-Prot:O34441), translated to MIRSMTAYGKGVAESPAGRIVAEIQSINRKHFDLNINLPKELAFFDPEIREWLKTAVGRGLINLRISLLNQNRNLGKLALNLCLLEQYKAAFEELQSQLNVPTLSDERFLYFLLEQPSLFSYESMQEDSSLKNLLKEAVDQALQNFLDMKVEEGQALVKDFSLRLKMIHASLESIEPIIKSSPGKYRDKLTKRLIEISENQELVDQRILVEVALFADKVDVSEEMTRFQSHLAHFDQLIHGQGEVGGKKLDFLLQELFREINTMNSKMSDLKGAQLCLQIKGELEKIREQVQNIE
- a CDS encoding Guanylate kinase (Product derived from UniProtKB/Swiss-Prot:Q6MDG3;Gene name derived from UniProtKB/Swiss-Prot:Q6MDG3;EC number derived from UniProtKB/Swiss-Prot:Q6MDG3); the protein is MSSTMALLGNLKRGLIFIVSAPAGTGKTTLVNLLTSEFANIKQSLSFTTRQKRPGEEQGVHYQFVTPAEFEQKIAKGDFLEYAKVHGHYYGTSRSWVEGEVVKGNHVILVIDTQGALQLKGELQAVFIFVKPPSLAVLRSRLLQRKTDSIGEIERRIEWARTELELIPNYDYVILNEQLSVAYQVLRSIIIAEGHKISYAHGDDG
- a CDS encoding Conserved membrane-associated protein (Product derived from UniProtKB/Trembl:D6YVB4); protein product: MDTQANFVLFVLVVLTVLVLLIIYFAYSLRQNRDGSCPSPYTGLPLRKARELTFSTKDQILRYLYQLHDYDNRMFDIEKAALCRETGRLFPDAVKWNDKIKVDWSFIQKRYQGNFVSWGSLSEDSKKEIRAAHNNLNGFQTEYSSEQPAPRMIEADIALIKPGPLYVDIETKVLLGWKEIPHTELEVLIVQKPRKIALINVEQK
- a CDS encoding Methionine--tRNA ligase (Product derived from UniProtKB/Swiss-Prot:Q6MDG0;Gene name derived from UniProtKB/Swiss-Prot:Q6MDG0;EC number derived from UniProtKB/Swiss-Prot:Q6MDG0), encoding MSNKNNPKRPQKILITSALPYANGPLHFGHIAGAYLPADCYARFERLMQNDVLFISGSDEYGIAITLSAELAHRSPEEHVAIFHETNKKFFQKLKISFDHFSRTSWPGHQAPVQQYFADLLTNGFIEERTTDQLYSEADSKFLADRYVVGTCPKCGFNEARGDECPKCGASYEATDLIDPRSKLSNAKLSKKQTKHWFLLLDKCKEKLTSWVEQKNWKPNVTNFVKGYIKELRPRAITRDMNWGVPIPLPNTEGKVLYVWFDAPIGYISATMEWALLEKTPERWKDYWCDPQTKLVHFIGKDNIPFHAVIFPAMTMGQNQPFKLVDELPANEFYNLEGRQFSKSDGWTIDLEEFFNSYTVDQIRYAIASNAPETSDSEFTWHDFQLRCNSDLLGKWGNLVNRVVVFAHNHSGGCVPALDNLQPVDFEFLENIRRVSSLAKGAYGQFKLRKASQLIMELAQIGNGYFDSKRPWEDAKKADGKARLETTIACCFECLKALALISYPVIPDAAQKLFHLIGFSGLLEDRDWDVLLSETISPGQSLEQPTLFFKRIEDEQISEEVRKLKQLSKSKESKKVEDKGLISYEDFQKLDLRVGKIMEAEPVSKSKKLFKLQVDIGSETRQIVAGIREHYEAEQLIGKKVVVVANLKPATLMGVESQGMLLAGKDEHILELVSITDVRAGGAVS